In a genomic window of Brassica rapa cultivar Chiifu-401-42 chromosome A10, CAAS_Brap_v3.01, whole genome shotgun sequence:
- the LOC103845433 gene encoding dof zinc finger protein DOF5.3 translates to MDHLLQHQDVFSNYNKARDAMGVSSSPNPTEVDHNQKKPSPATGAAKPQPPDLALRCPRCDSTNTKFCYYNNYSLSQPRYFCKSCRRYWTKGGTLRNIPVGGGCRKNKRSTSSATRSLRTTPEPAFSAASFGGFGNNEHTDLSLAFALLNKQPQGSSSHLGFPSAFGNSSSHQSDMESVFGTSQKNENAGYAFGNGSSGLDMAMSDPNKVLWGFPWQMNGEGFGMMSMGGGGGGHVDQVDSGRELWTNMNYINSGALM, encoded by the exons ATGGATCATTTGTTACAACACCAG GATGTCTTCAGCAATTACAACAAAGCACGAGATGCCATGGGAGTATCAAGTTCACCAAACCCAACCGAAGTAGATCACAATCAGAAAAAACCATCTCCCGCGACTGGGGCGGCGAAGCCACAGCCACCCGATCTAGCCCTGAGATGTCCACGTTGCGACTCAACGAACACAAAGTTTTGCTACTACAACAACTACAGCCTCTCTCAGCCTCGCTACTTCTGCAAATCATGCCGGAGATATTGGACCAAAGGTGGGACACTAAGAAACATTCCCGTCGGAGGCGGCTGTCGAAAAAACAAACGGTCCACATCTTCGGCGACAAGAAGCCTCAGAACCACTCCAGAACCAGCGTTCTCGGCGGCGAGTTTCGGTGGGTTTGGTAACAATGAACACACTGATCTCAGCTTAGCATTTGCCCTGCTGAACAAGCAACCTCAGGGGAGTTCTTCGCATCTAGGGTTTCCTTCAGCATTCGGTAACTCTAGCTCTCATCAGTCTGACATGGAGAGTGTGTTTGGAACAAGCCAGAAAAATGAGAACGCTGGTTATGCGTTTGGAAACGGGAGCAGCGGTTTGGATATGGCCATGAGTGATCCAAACAAGGTCTTATGGGGGTTTCCATGGCAGATGAATGGAGAGGGCTTTGGGATGATGAGcatgggaggaggaggaggtggtcaCGTAGATCAAGTTGATTCAGGAAGAGAGCTTTGGACCAATATGAACTATATTAACTCTGGTGCTTTAATGTAG
- the LOC103845431 gene encoding uncharacterized protein LOC103845431, with protein sequence MINTGTRNHGGRMDFHGGSVTGATTEKLSEMPCFHKRYSKGLMTMETALELETWNHEDQHVFNTNGRLNEYYTTYKEAEIRDLTRGLAEATKVKKNIARLRDDAQTIRSRLRSSHLAMVDGTYIESDYEVIKEPETTRDLYLVPQANKCKKAELGVAIYDMKDNLLEGQLQENYMTLMGRRAMYPLYKAKSSKEKESCVICFDEDIDSDLIFLDGTIPNCLHHGCTTQLSVDKCGKLLTPDMCLKWKERTKENSIPYNERVYCPYKNCSYLMSRTELVLGSACGHRKCLKCGCSFCFYCKAPWHSMLSCTDYKKLHSNTQNAKLISLANLSGWRQCGKCSHMVERSGGCGHMTCR encoded by the exons ATGATTAATACTGGCACCAGAAACCACGGTGGTAGAATGGACTTCCACGGCGGTTCAGTAACTGGCGCAACCACGGAAAAACTCAGTGAAATGCCTTGTTTTCACAAGCGTTACTCCAAGGGTTTGATGACCATGGAGACGGCTCTGGAGTTGGAAACTTGGAACCATGAGGATCAGCACGTGTTTAACACTAATGGACGGCTTAACGAGTATTACACGACCTACAAGGAAGCTGAGATTAGAGATCTAACGCGTGGTTTGGCTGAAGCCACGAAAGTGAAGAAAAATATTGCTCGTTTAAGGGATGATGCGCAAACCATTAGAAGTAGACTCCGATCTAGCCATCTTGCTATGGTGGATGGCACATATATTGAATCTGATTATGAGGTTATAAAGGAGCCAGAAACCACAAGAGATTTGTATCTTGTTCCTCAAGCTAATAAATGTAAGAAAGCAGAATTAGGGGTTGCAATTTATGATATGAAAGATAATCTCTTGGAGGGACAACTCCAAGAAAATTACATGACCCTCATGGGAAGAAGAGCTATGTATCCTCTTTATAAAGCTAAGTCATCTAAGGAGAAAGAATCTTGCGTGATCTGTTTCGACGAGGACATTGATTCTGATCTCAT CTTTCTTGATGGAACGATACCTAATTGTCTTCACCACGGCTGCACGACTCAGCTGTCTGTTGATAAATGTGGCAAGCTTCTGACTCCTGATATGTGTTTGAAGTGGAAAGAGAGGACTAAAGAGAACTCAATTCCTTACAACGAGAGAGTTTATTGTCCTTATAAAAACTGCTCTTACTTGATGTCCAGAACCGAGCTTGTTTTAGGTTCTGCATGTGGACATAGGAAATGCTTGAAATGTGGTTGCTCCTTCTGCTTCTACTGCAAGGCTCCATGGCATAGTATGCTATCGTGCACCGATTACAAGAAGTTGCATTCTAATACTCAAAATGCAAAGCTGATTTCTCTGGCAAATCTTAGTGGGTGGCGTCAATGCGGCAAGTGCAGCCACATGGTTGAACGTTCTGGCGGATGCGGCCACATGACTTGTAGGTAA
- the LOC103845434 gene encoding tRNA-splicing endonuclease subunit Sen2-2 isoform X3, with the protein MAPRWKWKGAEAKALAEPISNSVSELQLSLAKTETSGSLSSCNVLLAVEPEQAELLDRCCFGRLVLSAEKDKKWIQLSFEEAFYLLYNLKCIKIYLQGRCLENEVDTWMYMKSQRPNFPIFFKAYSHLRSKNWVLRSGLQYGVDFVAYRHHPSLVHSEYSVLVQSGDSNRLRVWSDVHCAVRLSGSVAKTLLTLHVSGSSNKEDLKLPMCLENYKVEEQTICRWSPELNREDETTNPKPNATTY; encoded by the exons ATGGCACCCAGATGGAAATGGAAAGGTGCTGAAGCCAAAGCTCTTGCGGAACCAATTTCAAACTCAGTCTCAGAGCTCCAACTCTCTCTAGCCAAAACAGAGACATCCGGTTCCCTCTCGAGTTGCAACGTGCTTCTAGCCGTTGAGCCGGAGCAAGCTGAACTACTCGACCGCTGTTGTTTTGGCAGACTCGTCCTATCCGCTGAGAAAGACAAGAAATGGATTCAGTTATCCTTTGAAGAAGCTTTCTATTTGCTTTACAATCTCAAATGCATCAAAATCTACCTCCAAGGCCGTTGCTTGGAGAACGAAGTCGACACATGGATGTACATGAAATCACAAAGACCAAACTTCCCGATATTTTTCAAAGCTTATTCACATTTACGGTCCAAGAACTGGGTCTTGAGGTCAGGGTTGCAGTACGGTGTGGATTTTGTGGCATACCGTCATCATCCATCTCTTGTCCATTCTGAATACTCTGTGTTGGTTCAGTCTGGTGATAGTAATCGGTTAAGAGTGTGGTCAGATGTCCATTGTGCTGTTCGGTTAAGCGGGAGTGTTGCCAAAACGTTACTGACTCTCCATGTGAGTGGTAGCTCTAATAAAGAAGATTTGAAACTACCTATGTGTTTGGAGAACTACAAAGTGGAAGAGCAAACTATTTGTAGATGGAGCCCAGAACTCAACCGTGAAGATGAAACCACAAATCCAAAACCAAATGCTACCACT TATTGA
- the LOC103845432 gene encoding NEDD8-specific protease 1, which yields MANTWGDDKILSFNDVVLRRSDLDILNGPNYLNDRVIEFYLSYLSTLHTSPTISLIPPSIAFWISNCPDTESLKDFIKPLRLLDSDELNDNLNVELAEGGLHWSLLVYYKETNSFFHHDSFMGANQWNARQLYKAVSPFVSDGDAAYRECSDTPQQKNGYDCGVHILATAQVICKWFSSGGMKNRDELWLGDVKQTVPNVVNHLRDEILGLIRRLMSEMVVE from the coding sequence ATGGCAAATACTTGGGGTGACGACAAGATCCTCAGCTTCAACGATGTTGTCCTCAGGAGATCAGATTTAGACATCCTTAACGGACCCAATTACTTAAACGACCGTGTCATCGAGTTCTACCTAAGCTACTTATCCACACTCCACACTTCCCCTACCATCTCGCTAATCCCTCCCTCCATTGCCTTCTGGATCTCAAACTGTCCCGACACTGAATCACTCAAAGACTTCATAAAACCGCTCAGATTACTCGACAGCGACGAGCTAAACGACAACCTCAATGTCGAGCTAGCAGAAGGCGGGTTACACTGGAGCTTACTTGTGTACTACAAAGAAACCAACTCGTTTTTCCATCACGATAGCTTTATGGGAGCGAATCAATGGAATGCGAGACAGCTCTACAAGGCGGTTTCTCCGTTTGTGTCTGATGGGGATGCTGCGTACAGAGAATGCAGTGATACACCGCAGCAGAAGAATGGGTACGACTGTGGTGTGCACATTCTTGCAACCGCTCAGGTTATATGCAAATGGTTTAGCTCTGGTGGAATGAAGAACCGGGATGAGTTGTGGTTAGGTGATGTAAAGCAGACTGTACCGAATGTGGTTAACCATTTGAGGGATGAGATATTGGGGTTGATCAGAAGGTTGATGTCTGAGATGGTTGTTGAAtga
- the LOC103845434 gene encoding tRNA-splicing endonuclease subunit Sen2-2 isoform X2: protein MAPRWKWKGAEAKALAEPISNSVSELQLSLAKTETSGSLSSCNVLLAVEPEQAELLDRCCFGRLVLSAEKDKKWIQLSFEEAFYLLYNLKCIKIYLQGRCLENEVDTWMYMKSQRPNFPIFFKAYSHLRSKNWVLRSGLQYGVDFVAYRHHPSLVHSEYSVLVQSGDSNRLRVWSDVHCAVRLSGSVAKTLLTLHVSGSSNKEDLKLPMCLENYKVEEQTICRWSPELNREDETTNPKPNATTSYG, encoded by the exons ATGGCACCCAGATGGAAATGGAAAGGTGCTGAAGCCAAAGCTCTTGCGGAACCAATTTCAAACTCAGTCTCAGAGCTCCAACTCTCTCTAGCCAAAACAGAGACATCCGGTTCCCTCTCGAGTTGCAACGTGCTTCTAGCCGTTGAGCCGGAGCAAGCTGAACTACTCGACCGCTGTTGTTTTGGCAGACTCGTCCTATCCGCTGAGAAAGACAAGAAATGGATTCAGTTATCCTTTGAAGAAGCTTTCTATTTGCTTTACAATCTCAAATGCATCAAAATCTACCTCCAAGGCCGTTGCTTGGAGAACGAAGTCGACACATGGATGTACATGAAATCACAAAGACCAAACTTCCCGATATTTTTCAAAGCTTATTCACATTTACGGTCCAAGAACTGGGTCTTGAGGTCAGGGTTGCAGTACGGTGTGGATTTTGTGGCATACCGTCATCATCCATCTCTTGTCCATTCTGAATACTCTGTGTTGGTTCAGTCTGGTGATAGTAATCGGTTAAGAGTGTGGTCAGATGTCCATTGTGCTGTTCGGTTAAGCGGGAGTGTTGCCAAAACGTTACTGACTCTCCATGTGAGTGGTAGCTCTAATAAAGAAGATTTGAAACTACCTATGTGTTTGGAGAACTACAAAGTGGAAGAGCAAACTATTTGTAGATGGAGCCCAGAACTCAACCGTGAAGATGAAACCACAAATCCAAAACCAAATGCTACCACT AGCTATGGGTAA
- the LOC103845436 gene encoding LOW QUALITY PROTEIN: interactor of constitutive active ROPs 3 (The sequence of the model RefSeq protein was modified relative to this genomic sequence to represent the inferred CDS: inserted 1 base in 1 codon), with the protein MQTQKARNGSPDVPKKLSPRAARPLKLAALETDSSSSPISANNRIPKDTSPKVSDRKPPPSPFSEKRPSRTTELESLASQLQYDLKKAKQQVTVSETSKRQAEQEAEESRKQLQEVSSKLQETKNQVLEEETDKTGAFNHRSVSQGWDLEFGATTDERGGLDVVVQEIRQLKLQIEMVASSEADHVKQAELRNSDIHLLRGNLKDTLFLVENFSNQLKDCEVTDAETKALATETLRQLENAKKAVEELKSDGTKEVESYKKMAVELEQSKSRMVWLGGLVTKLLANPGVLENHETLLKDYASLKLGESNEKNEEVSSLRCEVERLRAALEASGKKDQEGNVKASSRLRIQAELRFELKTAKSKIDKLEARLVDKETELKFISEENDTLCLLLKKNQKETDAEAELKQQREVIKKLKADLMDKETQLQIVSDQNETLKSDIHKRETDIQDVLMKLGFAMREAEKSSQRAVRVTEELDATRASNSAMKTELDKLKARLVAKETELQFTSDENDNLYLLLKNQKETDAEAEAELKQQREVIEKLKADLMDKETQLQIVLDKNETLKSEMGTELRELRVQSNQLREDAEKANAMLSAGNNNNQRNSPYSEDINDEVXKKKTGNKLKKIGVWWKKSQKWVETNRIIIIRYR; encoded by the exons ATGCAGACCCAAAAGGCCAG AAATGGATCTCCAGATGTTCCCAAGAAGCTGTCTCCTCGTGCTGCTCGGCCACTAAAGTTAGCAGCGCTAGAGACAGACTCTTCTTCATCTCCTATCTCAGCTAATAATAGAATACCAAAGGACACAAGTCCAAAAGTTTCAGACCGTAAACCTCCACCAAGTCCTTTCTCCGAG AAGAGGCCTAGCAGAACAACGGAGCTTGAGTCGCTAGCCTCACAGCTTCAATATGACCTGAAGAAGGCGAAACAGCAAGTCACAGTATCTGAAACATCAAAGAGGCAAgcagagcaagaagcagaagagtCCAGGAAACAGCTACAAGAAGTTTCCTCTAAGCTCCAGGAGACTAAGAATCAGGTCTTGGAGGAAGAAACAGATAAAACCGGTGCTTTTAATCATCGAAGTGTATCTCAGGGATGGGATTTGGAGTTTGGTGCTACTACTGATGAAAGGGGAGGACTGGATGTTGTTGTTCAAGAGATCCGACAACTCAAGCTTCAGATTGAGATGGTGGCTTCTTCTGAAGCTGATCATGTGAAACAAGCTGAGCTGCGTAACTCTGATATTCACCTTTTGAGAGGAAACTTAAAGGACACACTTTTCCTCGTTGAGAATTTTAGTAACCAACTTAAGGACTGTGAGGTAACAGACGCTGAAACGAAGGCTTTAGCCACCGAAACGCTAAGGCAACTGGAGAATGCTAAAAAGGCAGTAGAAGAACTTAAGTCAGATGGCACAAAAGAAGTTGAGAGTTATAAGAAAATGGCCGTGGAGCTTGAACAGTCAAAATCTAGGATGGTATGGCTTGGAGGTCTTGTGACTAAACTTCTGGCTAACCCGGGGGTTTTGGAAAACCACGAAACTCTGCTTAAGGACTATGCAAGTTTAAAACTTGGGGAATCAAATGAGAAGAATGAAGAAGTATCTTCCTTGAGATGTGAGGTAGAGCGACTGAGAGCGGCTTTAGAAGCCTCTGGCAAAAAAGACCAAGAGGGGAATGTAAAGGCTTCTTCTCGGTTAAGGATACAAGCTGAACTCCGGTTTGAATTAAAGACAGCTAAATCCAAGATAGACAAGCTAGAGGCGAGGTTGGTGGATAAGGAAACAGAGTTAAAGTTTATTTCAGAGGAGAACGATACCCTATGCCTATTACTAAAGAAGAACCAGAAAGAGACAGATGCTGAAGCTGAGCTGAAACAACAAAGGGAGGTAATCAAGAAGTTAAAGGCGGATTTGATGGATAAAGAGACACAACTCCAGATCGTTTCAGACCAGAACGAGACACTGAAGTCAGATATCCACAAGAGGGAGACAGATATACAAGACGTGCTCATGAAGCTAGGTTTTGCAATGAGAGAGGCTGAGAAGAGTAGCCAGAGAGCGGTTAGAGTCACTGAGGAACTAGATGCGACTCGAGCGTCAAACTCAGCAATGAAAACAGAGTTAGACAAGCTAAAGGCGAGGTTGGTGGCTAAGGAAACAGAGTTACAGTTTACTTCAGATGAGAACGATAACCTATACCTTTTACTGAAGAATCAGAAAGAGACAGATGCTGAAGCTGAAGCTGAGCTGAAACAACAAAGGGAGGTAATCGAGAAGTTAAAGGCGGATTTGATGGATAAAGAGACACAACTCCAGATCGTTTTAGACAAGAACGAGACACTGAAGTCAGAAATGGGAACAGAACTCAGGGAGCTCAGAGTTCAATCAAACCAATTGAGAGAAGATGCGGAAAAAGCTAACGCCATGCTCTCTGCTGGAAACAACAATAATCAAAGAAACTCTCCTTACTCTGAGGATATCAATGATGAAG CAAAGAAGAAAACAGGGAATAAGCTTAAGAAGATTGGTGTTTGGTGGAAGAAGTCGCAGAAATGGGTGGAGACTAAcagaataataataattag GTACCGTTGA
- the LOC103845434 gene encoding tRNA-splicing endonuclease subunit Sen2-2 isoform X1, producing MAPRWKWKGAEAKALAEPISNSVSELQLSLAKTETSGSLSSCNVLLAVEPEQAELLDRCCFGRLVLSAEKDKKWIQLSFEEAFYLLYNLKCIKIYLQGRCLENEVDTWMYMKSQRPNFPIFFKAYSHLRSKNWVLRSGLQYGVDFVAYRHHPSLVHSEYSVLVQSGDSNRLRVWSDVHCAVRLSGSVAKTLLTLHVSGSSNKEDLKLPMCLENYKVEEQTICRWSPELNREDETTNPKPNATTVSDLKSL from the coding sequence ATGGCACCCAGATGGAAATGGAAAGGTGCTGAAGCCAAAGCTCTTGCGGAACCAATTTCAAACTCAGTCTCAGAGCTCCAACTCTCTCTAGCCAAAACAGAGACATCCGGTTCCCTCTCGAGTTGCAACGTGCTTCTAGCCGTTGAGCCGGAGCAAGCTGAACTACTCGACCGCTGTTGTTTTGGCAGACTCGTCCTATCCGCTGAGAAAGACAAGAAATGGATTCAGTTATCCTTTGAAGAAGCTTTCTATTTGCTTTACAATCTCAAATGCATCAAAATCTACCTCCAAGGCCGTTGCTTGGAGAACGAAGTCGACACATGGATGTACATGAAATCACAAAGACCAAACTTCCCGATATTTTTCAAAGCTTATTCACATTTACGGTCCAAGAACTGGGTCTTGAGGTCAGGGTTGCAGTACGGTGTGGATTTTGTGGCATACCGTCATCATCCATCTCTTGTCCATTCTGAATACTCTGTGTTGGTTCAGTCTGGTGATAGTAATCGGTTAAGAGTGTGGTCAGATGTCCATTGTGCTGTTCGGTTAAGCGGGAGTGTTGCCAAAACGTTACTGACTCTCCATGTGAGTGGTAGCTCTAATAAAGAAGATTTGAAACTACCTATGTGTTTGGAGAACTACAAAGTGGAAGAGCAAACTATTTGTAGATGGAGCCCAGAACTCAACCGTGAAGATGAAACCACAAATCCAAAACCAAATGCTACCACTGTGAGTGATTTGAAATCTCTTTGA